The genomic region AACTTTTTTTAATACAATTCGCCCCTTTAACTTTTGTATACACATCAGTTTTGTCCAATTTTTGAATTCCTCTTAAAATATGACGTCACCAAACTGGCAAGGAGACCCATTTTTAACAAAAGTGAGGTTTATGATAAACTGATCACATAAAGAGAAAGCACAAAGCTATAGTAGTACATATATGCTTCAACAATCCAAGCTATCTTTCTACATTGATACTTCTTTGAGGCCTTCAACTCTTGGATGTCTTTAACTGGAATCCGCAAAGGGTTTTCACTATCCTTAAAGGCCTTCCATTGTGCAGTGCTCCGAATTGGGTTCCTCAAAGGGTTGTTCAACTTTCTCGAACTCGAAACCGCAGAGCTAGCATCTGGGTTTTGATGAATTTTGGCGAGGAGAGGCAAAAGAGCTTCGGTTATCTCGATCAGTCTTTGGGTAAGAGCATGCTCAGTTGGCCCGTAGAAAGGGGTCTTGTTGCTCTCTTCCATCGCAGTTGCAGAACCAACACTCTGGATCATCTTCATCATTACCAAATGAAATGAATTGCTTGAAAGATTTGTGGGTGTTGGAAATGGGTTTAGTTTACTCAAGCACTTGTATTGCGAAATGGTTTGAGAAATGAGAACAGAGGAGCCTGTATTTATAGAATTGATTGGCGAGGGAAAAGTGGTTTAGTTTCCCAATCGGTGAAGGGTTTTAGTTTCCTTGAGAATGTAGGTGTTCGGCTTTCCCAGAAGCCATGGGATATATAAGAACACAGCTGGATTGGGTTTGAATCCTAAAATTAAAAGGATTAGAGTTAAAAGAAAGAAAAGAAAAACAAGCTGGGCTAAATATATACTTGAAGCCCAATACTTAAACCTTACTACTACTTTCATAGAAGACACGTGAGGCGCACGTGCTTTTGTAAAATTGGATCCAAGACTCCCACATCGAAGAAAAGCGAAAACAAGAGGCTGTTCATATAGGAAGACATGGCAGTAGAGCTTGTCCCTTCGGGGACATCCGATAAAATTGGAACGATACAGGGAAGATTAGCATGGCCCCTGCGCAAGGATGACACGCATAAATCGAGAAATGGTCCAAATTTTTTTGGGGATTTTTCCCTCCCTCCCTTTTCGATTCAGGTAGTGTTTTCAGTTTTGGGGCATTCTGGGTTTTTGCTTTAGTTCGTTTCTGTTACGTTTTGTGATTCTGAACCATCAGTGACCCAGTCCTTCATTGTATTATCCTTCAAAAGAATGCATATGACAGACTGACATTGTTGCTCACCATCTGTTTGATGAAATGCCTGTTACAGTTTTAGTTATATTCTTTTTTTTTCTTTTTTTTATTCATTGATTGTTTATGGTTAAGCAACTTAAGTTTGAGTTCTTGGATTTATTGGTTGAATAACTCAGTGTTGGTCTTGATATTGTTCCTTATAACCCATCAGGAATGTCATTGGTTTATGATGCTTCATAATTATGTAGGCAACTTAGCTCTACTCTTTTGTTTATTCATTATTCATAAGTCATAACTCTAAACTGAACCTACTCTTTTGGTTATTGTGAACTCTAGAAGTTGTTTACAGTTGGAGTCTTCTTTTAGGACCAACCGTAGAGCTCATACGATTTGTCTTCATAAATTATAGGTTAGTCTTCCTACAGTAGAGTCTTCAACTCTTCATGTGGACCAACAATTGGAGTCTTCATAGATTAGTCTTCTTTCTCTTCAGCTAAGTAGCGTGGAAGATGTTTGTCGATTCGTGGATCACCGTTGATTTCCTCCTGAATCAGCAAGCACTGAGATCATGATGCATAGTTTTTAGTTTTGGTACAGCCAAAGCTATTGTCCACGGCTTTCAATTTTTTTATTATCTGTTTTTCCTTTTCTTTTGTCTGGTGATAAAACAGAAATGCTGCAAAGAATGCTGACCCTGAAATCTTGTTTTCTTTGCCAGTATTGAATTGAATGATAGGAAGACTGAAGTTTTAGAATGCATATGTCTGGAACAACATTTAGACAAATGTGAAAGTGTAGTTAGAAATGACTTCTATGGAATCATCGGCTCTGTATGCCAGAAGTATAGCCATGTCATATAAGTGGGTTCTATACAGCCATTACACTCATAATTTGGTTTTGGATCCTGCATTGACAATCAGGCCAAGGAGCTAGAAATTATAAAAAATAGAAAGTTGATGATGATTTGAAATATATTCCCATAATTTTCTTGATACCAATTGAAGGAGTTTACAAGGGACAGCACAGAATTTTAATTGTGAGTACAAAAGTTGGAGCTCTAATGATGGGCCATCTGTTATACAGAGCTCATATGGCATTATCATCTGCATGCTTCACAAATTTTGTTTCTTCCTGCTCAGCTCAATTGCAGCTTCAAAATTCTTGAAGTTTTCCTTGAACAGGTGTCCATCCATTCAGTTGGATCATCAAGCGTAGACTTGTCTTCAGCATGACTCAGCAGCTAGTTTCAAAATGAGGAGGTTTTGGATCCAATATCCACTGCATTAGTCTTCCTTCACACACTTAAGCTTGAAGTGAGAGCAAGGAAGGTGTCTTGACTGCAAGGAATTGTGATACCACCCATTGGATGATGGTGTCCGTATTCTTCTTCAGCCTGACTCAGCAAATCCAGAAACAAAGGTTGGTTCAGATACGATATTGGAACCACAAATCGTTTCTTCTGGTTCTTTCCAACATAAACTGCAAAATAGCCTTTTGGGATATCTGCTGTCTTTGTTCTGGCATTTCGTGGTAATCGGAAACCCATGGTTTGTATATACCAAGTGACCAAAGAAGGAAGGAAAGAATTAAGAGGTCTTGGTAAGCAGAGAAAGCTTAATTTGATGCTTGCAATGATAGAACGAGTTGAGTTCGGTCATAAACCTGATCATGTGTATATATAGTTGAAAAAATGGTGTGTGGAAAACCATCTGCAACATGAAATGATTGGTGAATAGGCACTGAGATGGGCTCCAGGTAGGAAAACTAGCTTGTAAGAAACCACATGGGGTTTGTTTTCCTACTCAAAGCACATGCAATTGGTACCAACCTGTACGCTTGGATAGAAACAATGTTCCCTACATCCTTTATTTGATATATAGCAGACAAGCGGAGGACTCCCACAGATTTCACTCCATCAACAAACAAATTATGTTGAAAAGATGAGGCAGTGCTGTGATAAGAGGCTGCAAAATGCTGAAGCAGGTAAGTGGTGAATAGGAGGTCTATCGTATTGTACATGAAATGAGTAGTTGAATGAGGGAGTTGTGAGAAATTGTGAAATCACATGTGTTTGTCTTGCCATTCTCATAAGTTATTGTCCTCCCATAGCTTTCACATATATATGCTACTGTGGAAACCACGTCCTCCTGTCGAAACATGCCTTCCCTACTAAGATTCATACATAACAAACAAGAAAGTGACATCAATGCTGTCACTTTCTAAGAAACAATCAGAGGCATGCATTAGAAATCCAGATCTGTCTAATACTGATAATCAATGCTGTTGTCAGCAAGAATTGGTGGCGTAAGCTATGTGAATAACTGAATATGAATTGTGAGCATCAGTTGTTTGATGAAATGAATCTGAGAATCTCTGATAATTGTTTCCATTATGCTTATTTGAACTGATCACTCTGCCTTACACATAGTTTTGTTCTTCTGTTTACCGATTTTTCTTTGCATCTGAGTGAGCTAAATGAACATTGTTGTTAGTTTCACGATGGTTAATGCCATTGTATTAAACTTAGCTATGTATTCATACCTGTAACTATAAGCAGACCTGTTTATTTGGGTTCGAATGTAATGCAAACAAGTTATATACTTATATGTGAGTATTCATGTATCTGTAATGCAAACAAGTTTGGTTTTGAATGCTGCAGTGCCAATCAGGCTAACAACCTGAAATTCTTTTCTGCAGATATATATTGCTGAGAAAGGATTCCTCTCATTAATTTTGGATGGCTGAGTGTCAGAATGGTACAACGCATGTCCTGGTTTAGAGCTATAGACTGTAAGCCACTACACTTTGTTTGTTGTTAGAATATACTGCCATTCAGTAAATAATGATAATGGATTAATGCTGCAATGGAAAATAAGACAAGAAGGTTAATCATGGGCAATGTGTATTATATATTCCCAGAATATGGTACTGGGAGAAATAAGTTTACATGGGACTGACGACAAAATTTCACTACTTTGAGTTCAAAAATGCAGTAGTGACACTTGGATGAATTGTTTTGTGAGTTCATACGGAGTCACTATTGTATGCTTCATAATAATAGTATCTTTCAGATCCATAGCAGCTTCAGATTTACAGAAGCTTCCCCTCAGCGTAGCTTGATTCAATTGACGACCAATCATAGCTTCGCCTCTTCTTTGTTCTTCTTGGCTCAGCAGCATGTTCTGAGATGTTGATGCTTTTTGAATATGAAGTTGGATCCCTCTGTGTTATTATCATTCTGTCACACACTTAAGCTTGAAGTGAGATCAAGGAAGGTTTCTTCACTGCAGGGGATTGTGATACCGCCCATGGGATGATCGTATCCAAATTCTTCTTCAGCTTGACTTAGCAAATCCATAAATGAAGGTTGGTTCAAGTATGATATTGGAATCACAAATCGCTTCTTCTGGCTCTCTCCGACATAGACTGCAAAGTAGCCTTTTGGGATATCTAAGGTCTTTGGAGCTGTCTGGTTTCCATTAGATAGTGATCGAATAAGACTTCTCTTGGGGCTTGAAATTCTAGGAAGGCGGAAACCCATGGTGTCTATAATCTGAAGAGGAAGAACAATGAAAATTCTTGAGTGGACCTGGGAAAGAGAGAATGCTTTGATGTTTATGAAGGTTAAGACTTGTTTGCCTGATAATTGATTTGTGTGTGTATATATAGATGATGCAAAGGGGTGTGGATGATCATCTGCTACACAAAATGAGTGGTTAAGTTGGCACTGATGAGGAACACCAGCTTGTTTCAAATCAAGAAATCACATGGGTTTATCTTGTCCTCCACATAACTCATCGCCCAGCAGATACATATGCTACTGTCGCTTGGAACTTCCTTGAGTTGACACAAAATAAATGGACCACCCTAATTGAGGATGTGAGATATCTTCCCTGATTGAGACTTGCAGTTCCACTCCAAGCTGGTGTGTAGGGTTGCTTTGCAGACAAGAATTGGTGGATGACCAAGCATGTCATTTTGCTGGTTCACGTATGATATCTATGATCTCTGGCTTCCAATAGGCTCAGGTACATTTTGTCTAGTCAATCAACAAAAGTCAAATGATGGTCAACTTTTACAAGAAAAGAGCACAAGTATTGATTATACAAGAGTTCGAAGCTATTTACTCAACTTCTTTACCATGGCATTAGGAAACTAGGACAATTACAGATACAAGCACACACATGGATATACAAGCACGCTTGTTTGAACTGGGAAATTCTCCAAATTTAGACTACCTGGTTTCAAGAATTGAAATTAGATGATCATTTTCATACTCCTACTTAAACTGGTTTTTAGTGCATGATGGTTTATATTTGGCCTAGTTTTTAGATGTTCTGTTGCACTTTTGGGTTATGATTGTTTATTCTCTCAACTTCGTTACCAAATCATACTCTTTTAATCTGCTCAAGGTTTGAGTCACCTGGATATCATGCCTTGGTATAATACAGCTTTGCATATGATGATCGACGTGTACACAATTTGAATCTCATTCATACATGACTTTTATACTTGTTTATCTAATATATGTGGTCTGCCAATTAGCCACATGAGCGGTCATGATATATCTTGTTTGTCATCTGCATTCATTTCATTCTCCATTTTGTTGTCCATTATGTGTGTTTCATGCTTTCATTCTTATGAATGACATTTGATTCCAGAGCTAATGTGGTGTTGTGGAGCAACTTTGTCACTTGCCTAAAGTGACTGGGTGGTCGCGAGACAGGGATGTGAATACATCTGACCCTTCCAGACCATGGACTGTTCCACCTGAAGTTCACCAGGAAGTCAACTATGCATAGGTACCGTATAATACAGTTTTAT from Fragaria vesca subsp. vesca linkage group LG3, FraVesHawaii_1.0, whole genome shotgun sequence harbors:
- the LOC101303099 gene encoding indole-3-acetic acid-induced protein ARG7-like, producing the protein MGFRLPRNARTKTADIPKGYFAVYVGKNQKKRFVVPISYLNQPLFLDLLSQAEEEYGHHHPMGGITIPCSQDTFLALTSSLSV
- the LOC101301370 gene encoding indole-3-acetic acid-induced protein ARG7-like; translation: MGFRLPRISSPKRSLIRSLSNGNQTAPKTLDIPKGYFAVYVGESQKKRFVIPISYLNQPSFMDLLSQAEEEFGYDHPMGGITIPCSEETFLDLTSSLSV